A genomic stretch from Helianthus annuus cultivar XRQ/B chromosome 1, HanXRQr2.0-SUNRISE, whole genome shotgun sequence includes:
- the LOC110869291 gene encoding uncharacterized protein LOC110869291 — MVQLLNNSNNANQISEKRYQQHEERFMAQEGEMRSQKALIQTIENQVGQLAKMLSERPQGSLPDNTEPNPRGHVNAVMIRSGKTMGPDKSDSPPITETVQTDASDEVHARRVPASTAQLQEPVADFIPPIPYPSRLKKQKDDEQLGKFLEMFKQLHKNIPFVEALAQMPKYARFLKDNLTNKQKLESLSCVLINENCSALLQNRLPEKMGDPGSFTLPCLIGSMSISHALADLGASINLMPYKVFAKLDLGEPSPTRMSIRLADRSIKYLRGFVENMLVKIDKFVFPVDFVILDMDKDSKVPLILGRPFLNTTRTIVDVVAGQITLRVNDEHVTFDIKRSMQHPQSHDDMLYYVNIVDTCVSSHFQGTIEEIDTDTHLLCGNQNGISQEGREVEQPVFQIDEDGSQSPDQFVEIDREVEEKSKLSVEDPPSLELKELPSHLEYAFLDEECHLPVIISASLAKKEKRQLLEVLKLHKKAMAWKIMDIKGINPSFCTHKILMEEDYKPSAQHQRRLNPNMQDVVKKEVIKLLDAGLIYPIYDSVWVSPVQVVPKKGGITVVPNDRNELIPTLTVTGWRVYIDYCKLNDATRKDHFPLPFIDQVLE; from the coding sequence ATGGTGCAGCTGTTAAACAACTCCAACAATGCCAACCAAATATCTGAAAAGCGATACCAGCAGCATGAGGAACGTTTCATGGCGCAAGAAGGGGAAATGCGGAGCCAGAAGGCTTTAATTCAAACCATCGAGAATCAAGTCGGCCAATTGGCCAAGATGTTATCTGAAAGACCCCAAGGTAGTCTTCCAGATAACACAGAACCAAACCCGAGAGGGCACGTTAATGCAGTAATGATAAGGAGTGGTAAAACCATGGGACCTGACAAATCGGACTCACCACCGATCACTGAGACGGTCCAAACTGACGCTTCGGACGAGGTGCACGCTAGGCGagtcccagcaagtacagcacagcTCCAGGAGCCAGTAGCAGATTTCATTCCTCCGATTCCATATCCGAGCAGATTGAAGAAACAGAAGGACGATGAACAACTTGGTAAGTTTCTAGAAATGTTTAAACAATTACACAAAAACATACCATTTGTTGAGGCGTTggctcaaatgcctaaatacgcAAGGTTCTTAAAAGACAACCTCACAAACAAGCAGAAACTCGAAAGCTTGTCTTGTGTGTTGATAAATGAAAACTGTTCAGCCCTTCTCCAAAATCGTCTACCTGAAAAGATGGGAGATCCGGGCAGTTTTACTCTTCCCTGCCTCATTGGCAGCATGTCTATCAGTCACGCATTAGCAGATTTAGGAGCTAGTATAAATCTTATGCCTTATAAGGTTTTCGCTAAATTAGATCTGGGTGAACCTTCACCCACTAGAATGAGCATTCGACTTGCAGATCGTTCAATTAAGTATCTGCGTGGATTCGTTGAAAACATGCTTgttaaaatcgataaatttgtttttcccgtggattttgttattcttgacatGGACAAAGACTCAAAAGTGCCATTAATACTTGGACGCCCGTTCCTCAATACTACGAGGACAATTGTTGATGTGGTAGCTGGCCAAATCACACTCCGAGTAAATGACGAGCATGTGacttttgatattaaaagatcaatgCAACATCCGCAGagtcacgatgacatgctttactatgtcaACATTGTCGATACTTGTGTAAGCTCTCATTTCCAAGGCACGATTGAAGAAATTGATACGGACACACATCTGTTGTGTGGAAACCAAAATGGCATTTCGCAGGAAGGCCGCGAAGTTGAGCAGCCAGTTTTCCAAATCGATGAAGATGGTTCCCAAAGTCCAGATCAATTTGTGGAGATTGACCGTGAAGTTGAAGAAAAGTCAAAACTGTCGGTAGAAGACCCACCGTCTTTGGAGTTAAAAGAACTCCCATCgcatctcgagtatgcatttctaGACGAGGAGTGTCACTTGCCAGTCATCATTTCAGCATCTTTAGCAAAAAAGGAGAAGAGACAACTTCTCGAAGTTCTAAAGCTCCATAAGAAAGCCATGGCGTGGAAGATTATGGATATCAAAGGCattaatccttctttttgtactcataAGATTCTAATGGAAGAGGATTACAAGCCTAGTGCACAACATCAAAGGCGTTTGAATCCAAATATGCAAGacgtggtgaagaaagaagtaaTCAAGTTGTTAGATGCAGGGCTAATTTATCCTATATATGATTCTGTTTGGGTAAGTCCAGTGCAAGTAGTACCCAAGAAAGGTGGTATTACTGTAGTTCCAAATGATAGGAATGAACTTATTCCTACCCTTACCGTCACCGGATGGCGAGTTTACATCGATTACTGCAAACTCAACGATGCCACCCGTAAGgaccacttcccgcttccattcatcgaccaggtGTTGGAATGA